From a single Plasmodium coatneyi strain Hackeri chromosome 4, complete sequence genomic region:
- a CDS encoding NAD(P)H-dependent glutamate synthase, whose product MRKDEQSCDTPELTTQYGLKTKKMKKTKKRKAKQAEHGLYDSRNEKDACGVGVVADINGKSSRSVIQKAMQILLRLSHRGGVQSNNGDGAGILVGIPHDYFQMLSDTCQLPFLLPEKGDYAVAQIFLPHNEERRLFLYHEIEKEVYNNGLVVLGWRSPIPVRSDVISASVKKSEPFIAQMFVCKRSVFKNYDDFNIYPFSDIDFTDDSHLNLSSLPDDIELLAFFIRKKLVRHNDMYFCSFSSRTIVYKGLLTPSQIYLYFEDLLSEQFTTYLAMVHVRFSTNTSPTWYAAHPFRRICHNGEINTISVNSILFQERMELSKAPNSFKSVSIKDLRPINEENYIIYDNDDEIIEKKDTFEDIMLTKNRLKKKSRRRLLLRLKRDFTYNSSAIHYKIKREYMNSDINSNSEFLSNVNEPSGSSSDDSEDLSGKDDNATTARRIKEKNAISHICRSEKNFGHSVKTQLKHGESRKTKGAISYPSDSSLFDNAIDFLTMAGREIEHAIMMLMPRAYQKDPNITPLEKAFYEYHTCMMEPWDGPALIIFTDGNKVGASLDRNGLRPARYSITTDGLFVLSSETGVVDLAYDKITHKGCVYPGKVVLIDFKEKKFLRHEEVLSKFLKEKPYKKWLDHYSIHLDNIIKPASNMENIRMNAYKYGAILNKESSYGSKDAEEVDDMDDPNDEALIKKLKAFGYTYDAFNMIISPMVKHAADGLGAMGNDTAFPFLSYLRRNLLYYFQQTFAQVTNPAIDPIREENIMSLMSTLGKEGDILHSNYTNCQRIFINGPILNDALYNLLLQLPDFPHVIIDMTVDLNKLEALMAGESTDELKFDVVKSVSSPKRSYHADCNISYTFKLDEYKSKHSKEDMNKTKIKNNIISKYLIKFIDSVNTNVENAVRRGSQLIILSHGNINEKRVPIFSILIVGALHKYLLSKNLRTKCSLIVKAGDCFEIHHLAVLLSFGADCIYPFILYESLRFIKYGDNEARLSNQQMISNYRHAANYGILKIMSKNGISTLPSYKGCGLMQPLGISDEILKKCFINVCDSIIGGVTFEFVEKEILKMFYNAYPKRIITLNVKDATEELDDYGEYHFRSIGNTQIHMNHPETISLLQKATRTGSTATYKKYAELQNELINHCEIRGQLEINYKKCPSYNKKKKKNEPINIQLVESVNKILLRFCTGAMSFGSLSEEAHTTVATAMNNMGLKSNTGEGGEAEDRIRREPTEGNGPNEPNTNSAVKQIASARFGVTAYSLVNAQELQIKVAQGSKPGEGGELPGYKVSAKIASVRRSTPGVGLISPPPHHDMYSIEDVGQLVYDLKNINKEAKISVKLVSKLGIGVITSGVVKGNCEQILISGMSGGTGASKWTSIKHAGLPWEIGLAEAHQTLCKSKLRKRVILQIDGQLKTGRDVILGALLGAESFSFSTQPLIALGCIMMRKCHLNICPVGICTQDPELRKKFEGKPEYIINFFFMLAEEVREYLASMGFRKFSQIIGRSDLLKKKDHLKYDEKRKLLDFSKLLFPGWKYYAEEEMKDVVKKRYNKNANEKKRQVGGSSLYSGSTYKAGGSLSPGVNNALDKMRRKQVLINENYNTVQKYDVVKRADEGGEHTDGLNHAGETCSSVGEYDEEAAADDAEDEKEDREDDDDNEEEDDEDDEDDDGEEERDSSDGEVETNPNDPDEVRVSNEVNGSVHPRSVQTGQGKREKPKRRQKPLCEEDDLNLEYSKGERIKHNLAINRRSAKNAMVCTTKMMRKKMNEKKMHSKKKEPKPMAIFCCETQNHKLSDIIDRELIRRSKIALLNCTPVNIKMPIKNTDRAVGAMLSYHIIQKYGEPGLPMDTIKVKFRGTGGLSFGVFLTSGVNFELEGDANDFVGKGLSGGIISVHFPKTSLFINECQKNMIAGNSVLYGATKGRAFFAGRAGERFAVRNSGAIAVVEGVGCHGCEYMTKGIVVVLGEIGCNFAAGMSGGIAYVLDINRKNVNHQMVDLKVCKTMDEKMTLEKLLHEHYERTNSYTAKVLLQDFDANLHRFTKIIPRDIKRVLTEACIEFVKTGNEEAAAILDDWASLLKNVDQPENMYKKAMQFFTTISDDISGLPKTLALRNVDGLIIYDILQDSHSRKLLTVKNYTPELNSTQGSEQLQGQVKKKKIFDFEGFIHNLELCRKNNRKWRRFTEIPFKCSAFAEFKNIFPKKLDEKSKEMIKKYILNEKYLLDLHLKSLNSNSFIDSLIDREEGDDYMNMSQQQMSPNVFSLKSFLYASEKSEGSVKDNQPAVRSSDGGGFRGTSTTSARSIAGASISSVDPSDGKPDSTTTSITAPLNGSIPGITSGPIADPITTACTTPCANAASPPVTKPSITNTQGSSYEVEATESVMPGMSQAKPFLAVNPNKVTGFKEYERLSHPLKDISSRVLDYSEIIVPINAKSKLHNQLLKTQASRCVDCGTPTCHYPNSSGGGCPLGNRIFDWNNLIYENEWKKALERLLDTNNFPEITGRVCPAPCEDACVLSINEKPVSIKFIELSIIECGFLKKWIQPIIPHTRTGKKVAIVGSGPAGLTAAQQLNKAGHEVTIFEKDEYFGGLLMNGIPNVRLDKKIVERRLSIMRKEGIIMRNNTNVGEDITLSELAKNFDAVLLSTGYKVPRKLDIPGSNLNNIYFAMDFLTTCQKSLLKSDLTDENYIDVSERHVIILGGGKTAVDCISLAIRMGAASVLQFTRQDIPPMTSTEYSWPGVKNVFKVDYSHDEAIIIQGRDPREFCVRSLEFIPSSKDPKRVSGIRAIKVKLKKVPKGEVHKHALVRTPSKKSTDVTITTSNTTASMPRSNGVISNLESKKHQTKSGKAKGKKDTSKCGTGKASGTATASASATATSSRTSSARTSSHSSSPGTTNDIIQNYQTTKKQKEYVDIPFTERIYKADVVIMALGFSKTDDSLWENDSIKIELDNYNCIKTKIRTYQTNYKKIFACGDCRVGPSTVVQAIADGRDVAAKIDEFLMNAESILPSCNTYYYYPPNYKSVPFGSAHWG is encoded by the coding sequence ATGAGGAAGGACGAGCAAAGTTGTGACACGCCGGAATTAACTACACAATATGGGCtgaagacgaagaagatgaagaaaacgaagaagaggaaggccAAGCAGGCCGAACATGGCCTATACGACAGTAGAAATGAGAAAGACGCATGTGGAGTGGGAGTCGTGGCAGATATCAATGGAAAGAGTTCGAGGAGTGTTATCCAAAAGGCAATGCAAATACTACTTCGGCTGAGTCATAGAGGAGGAGTTCAATCGAATAACGGAGATGGAGCGGGGATTCTAGTGGGTATACCACATGATTACTTTCAAATGTTAAGTGACACATGTCAGTTGCCATTTTTGCTGCCAGAAAAAGGAGACTACGCAGTTGCACAAATATTCTTGCCACATAATGAAGAGAGGAGGTTATTTTTGTATCatgaaattgaaaaggaagtgtacaaCAATGGACTTGTAGTGCTGGGTTGGAGGTCGCCAATCCCAGTTCGCAGTGATGTAATTAGTGCATCTGTGAAGAAGAGTGAACCGTTCATAGCGCAAATGTTTGTATGTAAAAGGTcggtatttaaaaattacgaCGATTTTAATATTTACCCATTTTCAGACATAGATTTTACAGATGATAGCCACTTGAATTTGAGTAGCTTGCCAGACGACATAGAACTGCTAGCCTtttttataagaaaaaaattggtcaGACATAATGACATGTATTTCTGTAGTTTCTCTTCCAGGACGATTGTCTACAAGGGACTGTTAACCCCTTCTCAGATATATCTCTACTTTGAGGATTTACTAAGTGAGCAATTTACCACCTACCTGGCAATGGTTCACGTGAGATTCTCGACGAATACTTCCCCCACGTGGTATGCAGCACATCCATTCAGAAGAATATGTCACAATGGAGAAATCAACACCATTAGTGTGAACTCAATTTTATTTCAAGAGAGAATGGAGCTGTCGAAAGCGCCCAATTCGTTTAAGTCAGTGTCGATAAAAGATTTAAGACCCATAAATGAGGagaattatattatatacgaTAACGATGATGAGATTATTGAAAAGAAAGACACCTTTGAAGATATCATGTTGACAAAAAATAgactaaagaaaaaatccaGGAGGAGGTTACTTCTCCGGTTGAAGAGAGACTTTACCTACAACAGTTCCGCTATCcattacaaaataaaaagagaatatATGAATTCGGACATTAATAGCAATTCTGAATTTTTAAGCAATGTGAATGAGCCGTCTGGGAGTTCGTCGGACGATTCGGAAGACCTCTCAGGGAAGGATGATAATGCTACCACTGCTAGACGgataaaggagaagaatgCCATTTCGCACATTTGCAGGAGTGAGAAAAACTTTGGTCACTCGGTAAAGACGCAGCTGAAACATGGGGAGTCTCGAAAAACTAAGGGCGCTATTAGCTACCCTTCTGATTCATCCTTGTTTGATAATGCCATCGATTTTCTGACCATGGCGGGAAGAGAAATAGAGCACGCAATTATGATGCTGATGCCAAGGGCATATCAAAAGGATCCAAATATAACTCCACTGGAAAAGGCCTTTTACGAATATCACACATGTATGATGGAGCCGTGGGATGGACCTGCATTAATTATCTTCACGGATGGAAATAAAGTAGGCGCTTCGTTGGATCGAAATGGATTAAGACCCGCTAGGTACAGCATCACAACTGATGGGTTATTCGTTCTGTCCAGCGAAACGGGGGTCGTCGATTTGGCTTATGATAAGATTACCCATAAGGGATGCGTATATCCTGGGAAAGTAGTCCTCATcgattttaaggaaaaaaaattcctaaGACATGAAGAGGTGTTAAGCAAATTTTTGAAAGAGAAGCCTTACAAAAAATGGCTAGATCATTATTCCATCCACTTGGACAATATTATAAAACCGGCTTCCAACATGGAAAACATACGAATGAATGCTTATAAGTATGGAGCTATATTGAATAAGGAGAGTTCCTATGGGAGTAAGGATGCCGAAGAGGTTGACGACATGGATGACCCTAACGATGAGGcgttaattaaaaagttaaaagCCTTTGGTTATACATATGACGCGTTTAATATGATAATTTCCCCCATGGTAAAGCATGCCGCTGATGGGCTTGGCGCAATGGGAAATGACACcgcctttccctttttaagttACTTACGGAGGAATCTTCTCTATTACTTCCAGCAAACCTTCGCACAAGTGACCAACCCGGCCATCGATCCGAttagggaggaaaatatCATGTCTCTTATGAGCACCttgggaaaggaaggagacaTCCTCCATTCCAACTATACGAATTGTCAACGTATATTTATTAATGGTCCCATTCTGAATGATGCACTTTACAACTTGCTGCTCCAGTTGCCAGATTTCCCACATGTCATAATAGATATGACAGTAGATCTGAATAAACTGGAAGCGCTCATGGCGGGTGAATCGACTGACGAACTCAAATTTGATGTGGTCAAAAGTGTGTCTTCCCCAAAGAGGAGTTACCACGCGGATTGCAATATCAGCTACACGTTCAAGCTGGACGAGTATAAAAGCAAGCATAGCAAAGAAGATATGAATaaaacgaaaataaaaaataatatcatATCCAAgtatttaattaaatttatcGATAGCGTTAATACGAATGTGGAAAATGCTGTTAGGAGGGGTAGCCAGCTGATTATTCTCTCACACGGTAACATAAACGAAAAGAGAGTGCCCATATTTTCCATCCTAATTGTTGGTGCGTTACATAAATATCTGTTAAGTAAAAATCTAAGAACCAAGTGCTCTCTCATAGTTAAAGCTGGGGATTGCTTCGAAATTCACCACTTAGCAGTGCTCCTCTCATTTGGCGCTGATTGTATATACCCCTTCATCTTGTACGAAAGTTTGCGCTTCATAAAATATGGAGATAATGAGGCCAGACTTAGTAACCAGCAAATGATAAGTAACTACCGTCATGCAGCAAATTATGGTATCCTAAAAATTATGTCGAAAAATGGTATTTCTACTCTCCCTAGTTATAAGGGATGTGGGCTGATGCAGCCATTGGGGATATCAGACGAAATtctaaaaaaatgcttcatCAATGTATGCGACTCCATTATCGGGGGGGTAACATTTGAATTtgtggagaaggaaattttaaaGATGTTTTACAACGCCTACCCGAAGAGGATAATAACCCTGAACGTTAAGGACGCTACGGAGGAGCTCGACGACTATGGGGAGTACCACTTTAGGAGCATAGGAAATACACAAATACACATGAACCATCCAGAGACGATTAGTTTACTGCAAAAGGCAACTCGCACAGGCAGCACAGCTACGTATAAAAAGTACGCAGAACTGCAGAACGAACTGATAAACCATTGTGAGATTAGAGGACAGTtagaaataaattataaaaaatgcccctcgtataataagaagaagaaaaaaaatgaacccatAAATATTCAGCTAGTAGAATctgtgaacaaaattttactCAGATTTTGCACCGGCGCTATGTCTTTTGGGTCTCTCTCGGAGGAAGCACACACCACGGTTGCCACGGCTATGAATAACATGGGGTTGAAATCGAATACAGGTGAAGGAGGGGAAGCAGAAGATCGCATTAGGAGGGAGCCTACCGAAGGGAATGGGCCTAACGAACCCAACACCAACTCAGCGGTTAAACAAATCGCATCCGCCCGGTTCGGTGTCACGGCGTACAGTTTGGTAAACGCTCAGGAACTACAGATAAAAGTAGCACAGGGATCCAAACCTGGAGAAGGGGGAGAATTACCAGGATACAAAGTGAGTGCAAAAATTGCCTCTGTTCGTAGAAGCACACCAGGTGTTGGGCTAATttcaccaccaccacacCATGATATGTATTCCATTGAAGATGTGGGTCAGTTAGTCTATGACTTAAAGAATATAAACAAGGAAGCTAAGATTTCTGTGAAACTAGTGTCGAAGCTAGGAATAGGTGTTATCACTTCAGGAGTTGTGAAAGGAAATTGCGAACAGATTCTGATCAGTGGAATGTCTGGTGGCACGGGGGCATCCAAGTGGACTTCCATTAAACATGCGGGTCTTCCATGGGAAATCGGACTAGCAGAGGCGCACCAAACTTTGTGCAAATCCAAGTTGAGAAAAAGAGTTATCTTACAAATTGATGGACAACTAAAAACAGGGAGAGATGTCATCTTAGGTGCACTACTCGGTGCAGAATCTTTTAGCTTCTCGACCCAACCGTTAATTGCTTTAGGGTGCATTATGATGAGGAAATGCCACCTGAATATCTGCCCTGTTGGCATATGTACACAAGACCCAgagttgagaaaaaaattcgaagGCAAACCagaatatataataaacttttttttcatgctaGCAGAAGAGGTCAGGGAGTACTTGGCCAGCATGGGGTTCAGGAAGTTTTCCCAAATTATCGGAAGGTCCGATTTGCTCAAAAAGAAGGACCACTTAAAATATGACGAGAAGAGGAAGCTGCTGGACTTCTCCAAGTTGCTCTTCCCAGGGTGGAAATATTatgcagaagaggaaatgAAAGATGTTGTGAAGAAAAGATACAACAAAAATGCCAACGAGAAGAAGAGGCAAGTTGGTGGAAGTTCCCTCTACTCTGGTTCGACCTACAAAGCAGGAGGGTCGCTCTCCCCGGGGGTGAACAACGCGTTAGacaaaatgagaaggaagcaGGTACTCATAAACGAAAATTACAACACGGTGCAGAAGTACGATGTGGTGAAGAGGGCAGACGAGGGTGGAGAACACACGGACGGACTGAATCATGCGGGGGAGACGTGCTCCTCTGTGGGGGAATACGATGAGGAGGCGGCAGCGGATGATGCGGAAGATGAGAAGGAGGACAGGGAGGATGACGACGAtaacgaggaagaagatgacgAAGATGATGAGGACGATGATGGAGAGGAAGAACGTGACAGCAGCGATGGCGAAGTAGAAACGAACCCGAATGACCCCGATGAGGTGCGTGTTTCGAACGAAGTGAACGGCTCCGTCCACCCACGCAGCGTGCAGACCGGCCAaggcaaaagggaaaaaccgAAGAGGAGACAAAAACCGCTGTGCGAAGAAGATGACTTGAACCTGGAATATTCCAAAGGTGAACGTATCAAACATAACTTAGCGATAAACAGAAGGAGTGCAAAGAACGCTATGGTGTGCACCACCAAgatgatgagaaaaaaaatgaacgagaaaaaaatgcattcgaagaagaaggaacccAAACCGATGGCAATCTTCTGTTGCGAAACGCAGAACCATAAATTGTCTGATATTATTGATAGAGAACTTATAAGAAGGTCGAAAATAGCTTTGCTGAATTGTACACCTGTGAATATAAAGATGCCTATAAAGAATACGGACCGAGCAGTGGGAGCCATGTTAAGTTACCATATCATTCAGAAATATGGGGAACCAGGATTACCCATGGATACTATAAAGGTGAAATTTAGAGGAACAGGAGGATTATCCTTTGGAGTATTCTTAACAAGCGGTGTGAACTTTGAGCTGGAAGGAGATGCAAACGATTTTGTGGGGAAGGGTCTATCTGGTGGAATTATATCTGTGCATTTTCCCAAAACGTCGTTATTCATAAATGAGTGTCAGAAGAACATGATTGCAGGAAATTCTGTTCTTTATGGTGCCACAAAAGGAAGAGCTTTTTTCGCGGGAAGAGCTGGGGAAAGATTTGCAGTTCGTAATTCTGGGGCTATTGCAGTTGTGGAAGGAGTCGGGTGTCACGGGTGTGAGTACATGACAAAGGGGATAGTAGTTGTGTTGGGTGAAATTGGATGTAACTTTGCTGCAGGAATGAGTGGCGGAATTGCATACGTCTTAGACATTAACAGAAAAAACGTAAACCATCAAATGGTAGATTTGAAGGTATGCAAAACGatggatgaaaaaatgacTCTAGAAAAACTACTACATGAGCATTACGAAAGGACCAATTCGTATACAGCTAAGGTTTTGCTGCAAGATTTTGACGCGAATCTTCACAGGTTTACGAAAATTATTCCAAGAGATATTAAACGAGTGCTAACTGAAGCGTGTATCGAATTTGTGAAGACAGGGAATGAAGAAGCCGCAGCGATTTTAGACGATTGGGCGTCTTTGTTGAAAAATGTCGACCAGCCAGAAAACATGTATAAGAAGGctatgcaattttttaccacCATTTCGGATGACATTTCTGGATTGCCCAAAACGCTAGCACTGAGAAATGTGGATGGACTGATCATATATGATATTTTGCAAGACAGTCATAGTAGGAAATTATTAACAGTGAAAAATTATACGCCCGAATTGAATTCCACACAGGGGAGTGAACAATTGCAAGGacaggtgaagaagaaaaaaatttttgactTTGAAGGGTTTATTCATAATTTAGAACtttgtagaaaaaataaccgAAAGTGGAGGAGGTTCACAGAAATCCCATTTAAGTGTAGCGCCTTTGcggaatttaaaaatattttcccaaAAAAGCTAGATGAAAAGTCAAaggaaatgataaaaaagtATATCCTAAATGAGAAGTACCTGCTGGATCTTCACCTAAAATCCCTAAATTCGAATTCCTTTATTGACAGCCTGATTGATAGGGAGGAGGGAGACGACTACATGAACATGAGTCAGCAACAGATGAGCCCCAATGTGTTCTCTTTGAAAAGTTTTCTCTACGCAAGTGAGAAGAGTGAGGGAAGTGTTAAGGATAACCAGCCTGCCGTCCGATCTTCCGACGGCGGGGGATTTAGGGGCACTTCTACCACTTCGGCACGCAGCATCGCTGGGGCGTCCATCTCATCGGTGGATCCATCTGACGGAAAACCTGACTCCACCACCACGTCGATAACCGCCCCACTGAATGGGTCTATCCCTGGGATTACTTCCGGACCGATTGCCGACCCCATCACTACAGCATGCACCACCCCATGTGCCAATGCTGCTTCCCCCCCGGTAACCAAACCGAGCATCACAAACACGCAAGGAAGTAGTTACGAAGTGGAAGCCACAGAGTCGGTAATGCCTGGAATGAGCCAAGCCAAACCCTTTCTCGCGGTAAACCCGAATAAAGTCACCGGGTTTAAGGAGTACGAACGGTTATCCCACCCGCTAAAGGATATTAGCAGTAGGGTGTTGGACTATTCGGAGATCATCGTGCCAATTAATGCAAAAAGTAAACTCCACAACCAGTTGCTAAAGACACAGGCATCTAGATGCGTAGACTGTGGAACCCCAACTTGTCATTATCCAAACTCCAGCGGAGGAGGGTGTCCTTTAGGCAACAGAATATTTGACTGGAATAATTTAATATACGAAAATGAGTGGAAAAAAGCTCTGGAAAGATTGCTAGAtacaaataattttccaGAAATCACGGGGCGAGTTTGTCCAGCTCCTTGTGAAGATGCTTGCGTTTTAAGCATTAATGAGAAACCAGTATCGATTAAATTTATTGAGTTATCCATTATCGAATGtggatttttaaaaaagtggatTCAGCCAATCATTCCGCATACCAGgacggggaaaaaagttGCCATCGTAGGTTCAGGTCCCGCAGGACTAACAGCAGCTCAGCAGTTGAATAAAGCAGGACATGAAGTAACAATCTTCGAGAAGGACGAATATTTTGGAGGCTTACTAATGAACGGAATACCAAACGTTCGActggataaaaaaattgtagagAGAAGGTTAAGCATaatgagaaaggaagggatcaTTATGAGAAACAACACCAACGTAGGGGAGGATATAACCTTATccgagctagccaaaaattTCGACGCTGTTTTATTATCCACTGGGTATAAAGTCCCAAGGAAGTTGGACATTCCAGGATCGaatttgaataatatttattttgccATGGATTTTCTCACCACATGTCAGAAGTCGCTCCTTAAATCTGACCTAACGGATGAAAACTACATAGATGTATCAGAGCGGCACGTAATTATTCTAGGCGGAGGGAAGACAGCTGTGGATTGCATAAGTTTGGCCATCCGAATGGGAGCAGCTAGCGTTTTACAATTCACCAGACAAGATATTCCACCCATGACAAGCACAGAATATTCTTGGCCAGGGGTGAAAAATGTATTCAAGGTAGATTACTCACATGATGAAGCGATAATAATCCAAGGGAGGGATCCACGGGAATTCTGTGTTAGGAGTTTAGAATTTATTCCCTCTAGTAAGGACCCTAAGAGAGTGTCTGGCATTAGGGCCATTAAAGTCAAATTGAAGAAAGTTCCCAAGGGGGAGGTGCATAAGCATGCCCTGGTGAGGACGCCCTCCAAGAAATCCACAGATGTCACCATTACCACGTCGAACACCACCGCTAGTATGCCCAGAAGCAATGGGGTGATATCCAATCTGGAGTCGAAAAAACATCAAACAAAATCTGGCAAagcgaaggggaagaaggataCGTCCAAGTGTGGAACTGGGAAGGCATCCGGGACAGCGACCGCTAGTGCATCCGCCACAGCTACATCCAGTCGAACCTCCAGCGCAAGGACCAGCTCGCATTCCTCATCCCCCGGAACGACCAACGATATTATTCAAAACTACCAAACGACGAAGAAGCAAAAGGAGTATGTCGATATCCCTTTCACCGAAAGGATTTACAAAGCAGACGTTGTTATCATGGCCTTGGGATTTTCCAAGACGGATGACTCCCTATGGGAAAATGACTCCATTAAGATCGAGCTGGACAATTATAACTGCATTAAGACGAAAATTAGAACTTACCAGACGAACTATAAGAAGATATTTGCCTGTGGGGACTGTAGAGTCGGGCCTAGTACCGTCGTGCAGGCCATAGCCGATGGGAGAGACGTTGCCGCCAAGATCGATGAGTTTCTCATGAATGCAGAATCGATACTACCCTCCTGCAACACGTACTATTACTACCCCCCCAACTATAAGAGCGTCCCCTTTGGGTCTGCCCACTGGGGTTAA
- a CDS encoding Cytochrome c oxidase assembly protein gives MNRTFQSRRFFSTFDKLSKAEESFVIRKANRYMNYVKEGQEFKVGMWLNTCSLLILGMISIGGYTRLTESGLSITHWKFQGVKYPKNEEEWLQEFEKYKLTPEYKQVHYNLSLEDYKKIFFNEWLHRTFGRFIGLFFVGGASFFLYKNYLKKSMIKKLSVIFALGTFQGFVGWWMVKSGFEIPQTENKTPRVSPYRLVFHLFCATVTYSYLFLNGLTLIEVGKLRKQFAKSQIAEWPEFLRSQLMHEAYERRNFTRGTKLGLLCFAFLVLSNIMYGGFVAGNDAGYAYNTWPKMLDKFIPDDVRNFYLSKKRKYEQLFENTALVQFNHRMLSYLIVLNSFLLYFWSQKMALSKKTKRLFFVLPFITTAQMLTGISTLVHHVPVHLALVHQFGGFCILSTLLHLAKRVFRV, from the coding sequence ATGAATCGGACATTCCAAAGTAGAAGGTTCTTCAGCACATTCGACAAACTGAGTAAAGCAGAAGAATCGTTCGTTATTAGGAAGGCGAATAGGTACATGAATTATGTGAAGGAAGGCCAAGAATTTAAAGTAGGAATGTGGCTGAACACATGCAGCCTGTTAATACTAGGCATGATAAGTATAGGAGGTTACACCCGCTTGACCGAAAGTGGGTTGTCAATAACGCACTGGAAATTTCAGGGCGTAAAGTacccaaaaaatgaagaagaatggCTGCAAGAATTTGAAAAGTATAAATTAACACCGGAATATAAACAAGTACATTATAACCTGTCCTTGGaggattataaaaaaatattttttaatgaatgGCTACACAGAACATTTGGTCGTTTTATaggattattttttgtcGGAGGtgctagtttttttttatataaaaattatttaaaaaaaagtatgattAAAAAGTTGAGTGTCATCTTcgccttaggaacatttcaAGGATTTGTAGGTTGGTGGATGGTTAAAAGTGGGTTTGAAATTCCACAGACGGAGAATAAGACCCCCAGGGTGTCTCCATACAGGTTAGTCTTCCACCTCTTCTGCGCCACCGTAACGTACAGCTATCTTTTTCTTAACGGACTGACGTTGATCGAGGTGGGAAAACTGAGGAAACAGTTTGCTAAGAGTCAAATAGCCGAATGGCCAGAATTTCTACGAAGTCAATTAATGCACGAAGCGTATGAACGGAGAAACTTTACCAGGGGGACCAAGTTGGGCCTACTTTGTTTTGCCTTTCTCGTTCTTTCTAATATTATGTATGGAGGCTTTGTGGCTGGAAATGACGCAGGGTATGCCTACAACACGTGGCCCAAAATGTTAGACAAATTCATTCCGGATGATGTGAGAAATTTTTACCTTAGCAAGAAGAGAAAGTATGAGCAGTTGTTTGAGAACACAGCTTTGGTGCAATTTAATCATCGGATGCTTAGCTACTTGATTGTCTTGAATAGCTTcctcttatatttttggtcGCAGAAAATGGCACTTAGCAAAAAAACCAAACGACTCTTCTTCGTGTTGCCCTTCATCACAACCGCGCAAATGCTCACCGGCATAAGCACCCTTGTGCACCACGTGCCTGTGCACCTGGCCCTGGTGCACCAGTTCGGGGGCTTTTGCATTCTGTCCACCTTGCTTCACTTGGCCAAGCGGGTCTTCCGCGTGTAA
- a CDS encoding Mitochondrial glycoprotein domain containing protein: MNFLRRNAANLCKGKVLGKHLNCSVHELTNLNKRKFSNIINLGKYGQRYQATNSGSIIGAKRFASGEAQKLSEVVKAEVQHEKSNYEAPDNIKKFLQTSGWKFEEQEGDVNMVLTKNVDGMKIIIDFQLVSPFQAEGENEAQAEMTDFSVTVEKPNKQGGITFYCTTLQNDEKFRYMIGNVKYYKNEEGKNSVSAYNGPEFEDLDDSLQTSLDEWLANLGVDSELCDFIDSCSIDKEQREYMSWLQNISNFIES, from the coding sequence ATGAACTTCCTAAGAAGAAACGCAGCAAATTTGTGTAAAGGTAAAGTCTTGGGAAAGCACCTGAACTGCTCTGTGCACGAGTTAACCAACCTGAATAAGAGAAAGTTTTCCAACATAATAAACCTTGGAAAATATGGACAAAGGTACCAAGCAACCAATTCCGGCTCTATCATTGGAGCAAAAAGATTTGCTTCAGGTGAAGCGCAGAAGCTGTCCGAAGTTGTAAAAGCAGAAGTGCAACATGAGAAGTCGAATTATGAGGCACCAGATAATATTAAGAAGTTTTTGCAAACCTCCGGATGGAAATTTGAGGAACAAGAAGGGGATGTCAACATGGTGTTAACCAAAAATGTGGATGGAATGAAAATTATTATCGATTTTCAACTTGTGTCCCCATTTCAAgccgaaggagaaaatgaagCGCAAGCAGAAATGACTGACTTTTCTGTCACCGTTGAAAAGCCAAACAAACAAGGAGGTATTACATTTTATTGTACCACCTTACAGAATGATGAGAAATTCAGATATATGATTGGAAATGTTAagtattataaaaatgaagaaggaaaaaattccgTGTCTGCTTATAATGGACCTGAATTTGAAGACCTCGATGACTCCTTACAAACTTCGCTCGATGAATGGTTGGCGAACTTAGGAGTAGATTCCGAGTTGTGTGATTTTATCGATTCCTGTAGCATTGACAAAGAGCAAAGGGAATACATGTCATGGTTACAGAACATTTCGAATTTTATCGAATCTTAA